The genome window CCCCAACATCAGCATGTGCTCACTGGAGCCCAGCAGACTCTGTCCCCCTCCTTCAGTGTGAGGAGAGCTGTCAGCAGGAACTGGGGTGACGTTTGCTGTCCGCTCTCCAGACAACTGGGACTCTGgggctctctgcctgctgcccctgAATTGctcagggctgctggggagtAGGGCTGGCCCTTTCACACCCGCGGAGAGGAAGGCTCCTAGCAGCCCCGcggctgctctaacttataccATGGCCCTGCATGGCTCTAGGATATGAGAAAGAGAAAGGTGGCTTGAAGCCCCCTCCTTGTCCCAGCACAGGAGCACAGAAACCAAGCTGCAGACCCCAGTGCCTGTTCCGTCCAGACTTGACCCCTGCTCTGACTCCAGGCATGCTGCATTTGCCCCGGGACTCCCCCACAGCTGGTCCTTTTCTTCCCCTCAGGCCAGGAGCAGCCCGAAGAACCTGCCTCTCTGAGGAACCTTCTCCTGATGGTCCTCGTCCCCGTGCTGGCCCTCCTCGTGCTCGCCACGCTCGTCACGCTCTCCTTCTGGAAGCTGGCTCAGCACCGCAGGAACCGGCTTCTCATCAGACATGATGACTTGGGGGACACAGACATCATGCTGAAAGCCTCCATGGTCGGAGACAGCACCTTAGAGGTGAGTGAGCCTTGAATAGCCTGAAATGGAGACGGCCACAGACAGGCTCCCACCCCGCAAACCCCCCAGATCCGAATGCCCCAGAATTCTGGAGAGGTTGGATCCAAACCCGAACTTTGTGGCCGGAGCTCATCTCTGTGTCACGGTCAAGGGCTCTCTCCCTAACTAAGAGGATACAACCTTCAGTAGTGTAAGTAGGGCCGTACCCTCCAGTAGGCAGGGCCAGCAGGAGATTTTTAGCCATATGGGGTACCGGAAACCTTGGGGCTTGCCCGCTCCTCCGGAGGGGAGGTGGGACTGCGCTccgctccttaaaggagcagaccGGGGCTAGGGAGGACAGTCGTTCTTTaaatggctttaacagcacaatacagatGCTAACAAacggctttgtttaagtttgttagcatatgtattgtgctgttaccttggtcaggagtcctcaagaggggaggggtggggcagacagaaggtgtttaaacaggtttcagagtaacagccgtgttagtctgtattcgcaaaaagaaaaggagtacttgtggcaccttagagacaaaccagtttatttgagcatgagctttcgtgagctacagctcacttcatcggatgcatactgtggaaattgcagaagacattatatacacagacaccatgaaacaatacctcctcccaccccactctcctgctggtaatagcttatctaaagtgatcatcaagatgggccatttccagcacaaatccaggttttctcaccctccgcccccccccccccagacaaactcactctcttgctggtaatagcccatccaaataTAGCCCATCCAAAAATAGCCcatctcttcacaatgtgtatgataatcaaggtgggccatttcctgcagaaatccaggttctctcaccccctcaccccccttcaaaaaccacacacacaaactcactctcctgctggtaatagctcatccaaagtgaccactctccctacaatgtgcatgataatcaaggtgggccatttccagcacaaatttccagcaggagagtgagtttgtgtgggggggggggtgagaaaacctggatttgtgctggaaatggcccaccttgattttcatgcaggttgtaaggagagtggtcactttggataggctattaccagcaggagagtgagtttgtgtgtgtggtttttggaggggggtgagggggtgagagaacctggatttctgcaggaaatggcccaccttgattatcatacacattgtgaaaagagtggtcactttggatgggctattaccagccggagagtgagtttgtctgggggggggcggagggtgagaaaacctggatttgtgctggaaatggcccatcttgatgatcactttagataagctattaccagcaggagagtggggtgggaggaggtattgtttcatggtctctgtgtatataatgtcttctgcaatttccacagtattcatccgatgaagtgagctgtagctcacgaaagctcatgctcaaataaattggttagtctctaaggtgccacaagtactccttttccttttggtgTTTAAACAGTGGTTTTTAGTCTGTTgctccccattggtctgaattatccatgacatccTGTAGCAGGCCACTGACTCACCGGCACgacgcctcctgctggttgtctgggaattagctcaattccagcactcggagtgccccctgctggccggTGTCCCTCCCGGGCCACGGTGCtctttaccttggggttctgcccacagcagtgcccccatactctgggtctcccctcccaggggaaccccctctCCCTATGcccatcttgcctcagtggctactgccagtcgtcatctagccccctttctctggggcagactgcagtctgtcatggacactcatcactggcaagagGGATGGATCAGCTGCCTCTGCCCATCaccaggctgcacctctgcagccccagtacctatGTAGGCCTTAacaagggctgcttttaacccccgctctcctggagtggggcagccatCTCACTACACatccatactgcatcacatcaagtccaaatcattagagcAATGCCTCTGCTTGCCCTGACCAgcggatgtttggattctgatgtcagcccagttctgcagcctgaccagaatcaggtgttgtccccagtgtacacagaattcttctttgcagccaaacgAGTCTAgcatgcattttgttaactggaactggagcagcaaaacaaagaaaacaaatgcctccttttccagctttgtgggtgagagaaccaTAAGTGAAGATGATAATGCCGGACACTGACagccttaaaccagctgcctcaggaatctgccaagaactttgctgaacaTATGTGCCTCATCTTAGCAACGGAGCTAAGACGTATCACATATCTGCCCACCTCTATTCAAATGACAccccttctgatctgacagcCCAGGCATTGTCCGCTTCacccagaacaatttacaaacttggaacctaatcctgtaaacccttaatcatttgatcaatcgcattgaaggcaatgggactagttgcatgactatggaccacttttgtgggctggtaagagtttcaggagtctgttctgttcctataaaggaagttgaatcccccattgaaatgcaatgtttagGTACAACaccataaagcagtttaggatacagttctacttaaaatttgtccTTTAATCAGTCCTACATATGCTaaaatggctcctcacccaattcccgtattccatataaacagactgaatactACATATTTGGACAGCGATGCACCAATCCCCACCCCAAATCCATAAATTCACTCCATCTGCCCCCTATCACTGTGCCCATGTGCCCCATCTCTAGCCCCAGATCGCCACCAGGCAGCCTCACCACCCTTGTGCACCCCGCTACCTCAACGCTCCCCGTGCCCGCGTGCCATGGTCACcgaagggatggagtgagcaagtGGAGGGATCTAACGTGGCTTGAGGGGTTACTGTGCTGCTAACCTTGCTGCGCCCTCTGTGACTGACCGCCCGTGACCTCTCCCTCAGGGCCTGCTGAGCGAGGACTGCACGACGGGCAGCGGCTCCGGGCTGCCCTTTCTTGTTCAAAGAACTGTAGCCCGGCAGATCACGCTGGTGGAATGCGTAGGTAGGAAACCCGCCTCCGCGCCCGCCTCTGGCACCTGCACGCAGTGAAGGAGGGTCCCCCTGGCTCGGCTGCCACCTGGCTCCTTCAGCCAGTGAGCCAGGCGTGCCCCAAGCTCCCCTCCCGGGAGCAGCTGGAGATGAGACCATGAATCCTGACCCCCGGGGCAAACTTTGGACTCTGGTTAAGGCCGTCTCTGTTACCCACCCGCTAGCCCAGGGCCCTCTGGAGATGCttagtatggggggggggggggacaagcaGTTATTGGACTGGAGCTGGGCTCTTCTTAACCCCTAATCCCTGATATCCGATGGGTTGGGCTCTGGCCCTGAGGGACCTGGCCTGACCCCCAGCCCTACAGACCAGGCCTGGCCCTGCGGGACCTGGCCTTTCCATTAGCAGACAGGCCTGGGCACTGAGGTACCCAGCTTATCCCCATGACTGTATACGCCAGGCCTGGGCATGAAGTCACCTGTCCTAGCCCCTAGTTGGCCAGACTAGACCCTACGAAGCCAAAGAAAAGTTCTGGCAATTTGCTGGTGACGAGGTTCATTCTCTGATGGCCTGAGGCTGCTGGGTTGCCCAGTGGCTGTCAGAGGGTGCAGTGCACTGGCTCAGCCATGGAACCAGCTTGCCTCTAGTCACTGCTCCACAAAGAACATAAAACCTTATCCTAGGAGTGgctgaggtggggcaggggtgcccCACCTGAGCCTGTCCCAAGGGTTCGCTCAGCACCAGCAGGGCAGCGTGACGCCGTGTCCGTGTCATGGCAGGGAAAGGGCGCTACGGGGAGGTGTGGCGTGGCGTCTGGCATGGGGAGAACGTGGCCGTGAAGATCTTCTCCTCCCGGGACGAGCAGTCGTGGTTCCGTGAGACGGAGATCTACAACACGGTGCTGCTCAGGCATGACAATATCCTGGGTGAGTAGCAGCCCACGAGGGTGTTTATGTGGCGCCCGGCCTGCTGGTGCCCCCCTGTTCCATGGCCCCTTctgctttgtccccctctaggCTTCATCGCCTCTGACATGACGTCCAGGAACTCTAGCACCCAGCTCTGGCTCATCACTCACTACCACGAGAATGGCTCACTCTATGACTACCTGCAGAGGACAGTGCTGGACGCCCAGACCTGCCTGAGGCTGGCCTGCTCCATCATCTGTGGCCTGGTCCACCTGCATGTGGAGATCTTCGGGACTCAGGGGAAACCAGCCATTGCGCACCGGGACCTGAAGAGCAGGAACATCCTGGTGAAGAACAACATGCAGTGCTGCATCGCAGACCTGGGTGAGGAAGGGGGATCGATCTCCGGGGCCAGAGCCAGGGCTGTAACCCAGCTCTGCATGTCATCTTGCTTGGGGAACAGAGGAACTGACCATCTCGGACCTTTGTCCCATCTGCCCCTAACCGCTGTCTGGATTCCCTTTCACCTGCGCTCCTTGTGGTGAAAGGGCCGGTGCATCTCTAAGGGGTGATGAAAGCAAAGGCTGTTTCCTCTGCCAGTGGAGGGGATGGTCTGCTCATCGGGGCTTAAATATTGAATCCCCTGGAGTCACAGGTTCAGATGCAAGTGAGGTCAACTCCGGGGTATTTTTCTTCCCCAGAACAAAATGGTAGTGTTTTGGGAGGTATCAGTTCCCATGTGACAATAaatatccccccctccctccttcgcAGCCCCAGTGATCAGCAGAAAGGAGGCAAATGGGATAAGccagggaaggaaagagagaacAAATCGCCACGGGAGACAGAGGTACACACAGGCTGTACTGATCCCAGATGGATTTCCCTGGGCTGTAAGCAGAAAACTCTGCCAGGCCCAGATTCCCTCATAGAGAGAGGAGTGAAAACCCAGGCCCCCCCATGTCCTCCATCTCAGCCTGCGGGATGCTGCTTCCTTTCAGGGCTGGCGGTCATGCATTCCCAGGGCAGCGACTACCTGGACATTGGGAACAACCCGCGGGTTGGCACCAAACGCTACATGGCCCCCGAGGTCCTGGACGAACAAATCCGCACCGACTGCTTCGAATCCTATAAGCAGACAGATATCTGGGCATATGGTCTGGTGCTCTGGGAAATCACCCGGAGGACAGTTGTTAACGGTaaggggcagttggggggggcTTTGGGGATGAGACGCAGTGCTCCTAATTCTCTCTCCACAGATGTGGATGTGATACAAGGACCCTTCTCTATAGATATGCACACGCCTGTCTGTCCTTTTAGAGTACCCAGAGACTGCCTTGGGGTCCCTGGTCTGTATATATGCACAGAATATCTTGATGCCCACAGACACCTGAGAGGGTCCTATCTATTCTGCTAACCTTCTGTATTCACTGTCTTATAcccagactgtgagctctttggggcacagacAGCCTCCtcgttctgtttgtacagcacccagcacattggtcgcctgggccatgactggggctccttgtACGACCTCAAAAGATAATACATCCTAACCTGCAGAGAAAGACCTGGGGCTCGGACTGGACGGGCTGAGGCTGGGACTGCCTGTTTTCACAGGAAGTCGGCAGTATCGCATGTCCTGAGTTTTGCAGCGGGGTAAATCAGTCTGTTTGGGAGCCTGGCACAGCCTGTGGCTGCAGCCGCAGCGGAGAGGCTGAGCGAGCGGCAGGAGTGAGAGCCGCATCCTCCCGTGAGTTAGCGAGGCTCCCAGTGCAGAAATAAATGCTGCTCAGGGCTGTTCCCGTGAAGGTTTTCGGCTGCTCTGGGTGGTTTTTGCCCGAAGATTAGCTGTAAATTATAAACACTGTAATCTAGTGTCAGCGCCCGGCTCCCTGATTAAAGGGCCCATTAGACTCAATCAGCGCTTTGTTTGCTCAACACTGATTAGAAAACAAGCAGCATCAGAGGACTGCTTGGAACCTGGCCACATCCAGGGGACTTCCAGCTCCTCTGGATCATGGGCTGGTTAACCCAGGGTATTTCCCCCATGGCCTGCCACAGCCAGGGGTTGGTCAGAAGCAGCTGTTGTGGGATGGGGATGGCAGGGAGGGCATGCTTCTTGGGGGAGGGCAACGGGGCTGAAGTTGTGCAATCACCCAAGAGCAAATGAGCCAGATGCAGACTCCTTCTCCAGGGCTTTGGGAAttcacctcccctgccccattcGCCCCCTGTAGTAGCAGTGTCAGAATGGGGGGGCGGGCTTAGCTTTTGCAGCGAGGACATCCCCCAGGCACGGTCCTCTCGCCCTCTGGCAGCTTGGGGCTCCGCAGAGAGTGAGCCTGGCCCCAGAAGTGGTGTCTTCAGTCCATACCCCTGGCAATGGAAtgccccccgccacacacacacactcattgtgGCGGCCTCAGCCCACGGGCCCAGGCCTGGATGAGCGCCACAGAGCCCATCTctccctccagggcagggctaAGGGACACAGGCAAGGTGGACGGTTGACCCAGGGGGACACACAGAGGCCTGCGGTCTCCCGGGTGTCcagctggcacctttcaccagcaggaAAGTTCATTAAATGGTGGAAGTCGGGGGCAAGGTGGCAGCTCCCACAAGGCGCAGCCTGGCGGGGCTAATCTCATTTACGGCTCCCAGGCACTCTCAGATTAAACACTTCACTTAACTAACCCAGCAGTGCCCTTGCCTTGGCCGCCCATTAACCCTTGCGGGGCCGAAGGCCTCTCTCCCAGAAGACGCTCAGTGCGGGGGAAACTCCCCACTGTGCACTGCATCCGGGGGGGGCGCAGGGTGACGTGGGGGATACACCCTCTGCCCCGAGGCTTCCGATCCCTTTTTGACGGAGGCTCGTGAGGCGCCAGATAGGAACTTCCCACTGCAGTGGGCTGATGGGACCCTGGAAGGGCTTTGGCAGCCAAAAAGGGTTAAATCTCTGGCACAAAGACATATGGAGGCACTAAATATGGATTAGCCAGGGCCAGCTGCTGGCTGGTCTGCGGTGAGCAGCTGCCTGGCCTCCCGTTCGCCACTAGGTGGGGGCTGCGTCTAAGACAAGGTTCCCAGATGATCTGAACGGCCCCTGGTTTCCTGCGACTGCAACCAGTTCCAGAGGGAGACCCGGGGTCAGGGGGGTTCCCCTCCCTATGAGCAGCACTGAGGTGTTCACGACAGGCTTGGTGCATCCTCCCCTGCAGCACTGGGTAGCCACGGCAGGACTCCACCCAGGGTCTGATTTGGCCACGCAACCAGCGCAGGCTGCACCTGATCTGCGCTACGCCAGCGTGAATCTGGAGTCAGGGCAGTGTCGTTTGTGGGTCAGCTCCCACGGCGTGCGAGCTCCGGGCCCGGGGTGCAAGCACTGTGCCTGGGGTGCTAGCTCCAGTCCCGGGGTGCGAGCACTGTGCCCGGGGTGCTAGCTCCGGGCCCGGGGTGCTAGCTCTGGGCCCGGGGTGCGAGCACTGGGTccggggtgcgagctctgggccCGGGGTGCGAGCTCCGGGCCCGGGGTGCTAGCTCTGGGCccggggtgtgagctctgggtcCGGGGTGTGAGCACTGTGCCCGGGGTGCGAGCTCTGTGCCCGGGATGCTAGCTCGGGGCCCGGGGTGCGAGCACTGGGTccggggtgtgagctctgggccCGGGGTGCGAGCTCCGGGCCCGGGGTGCTAGCTCTGGGCCCGGGGTGCGAGCACTGTGCCTGGGGTGCTAGCTCTGGGCCCGGGGTGTGAGCACTGCGCCCGGGGTGCTAGCTCTGGGCCCGGGGTGCGAGCTCTGTACCCAGGGTGCTAGCTCTGGGCCCGGGGTGCGAGCACGTTCGTGTCGCACATCCTGTTGCACTGCGCATTGGTGCCATGCCTGCTCTCGTTACAAACCCCCGTCAGGTTTCGTGCCCTCCGGGATGCAGAGCTTGGTGTTAGTGCCCCATTGACTGGCTCGGCCCGTGCAGGTTCCGACATGTTCATACCATGAGGAGGGTCTGTAGCGCTCTGCAGCCTCATCCACACATACCACTGTGCAGAGAGCACGGGGAAAGGAcccctggggtgaaatcctggccccactgatatCAGGGGCAAAACTTCCGTTGGCATCGGTGTGAGCAGTTCACCCCTGTACTTCAGCTCCTCCAGAGGCACGACGGTCTGTACGCCGTATACCACCTAGCACGAGGGGCCCCAGTCTCGACTGGGCCTCAGGCACCACAGTACATGTGATTAATGAGAGTCCGTTGTTTGACACTGGAGCCACTAGGGGCTCTTCACGTCCCTAGTCCAGTGCTAGGAGCAGGGCTCATCCCCCTATCAACAAGCACTCAGCAGGTCCAggtccatccagca of Natator depressus isolate rNatDep1 chromosome 20, rNatDep2.hap1, whole genome shotgun sequence contains these proteins:
- the ACVRL1 gene encoding activin receptor type-1-like, coding for MLQGAIGSFLLAVLTVPRSFPAEELMCACDLQDCENATCLGKMCFVSKHLENGKATQGKGCLSSHILEHCQSAAMEEYTMSCCSSSMCNENISVLLKGQEQPEEPASLRNLLLMVLVPVLALLVLATLVTLSFWKLAQHRRNRLLIRHDDLGDTDIMLKASMVGDSTLEGLLSEDCTTGSGSGLPFLVQRTVARQITLVECVGKGRYGEVWRGVWHGENVAVKIFSSRDEQSWFRETEIYNTVLLRHDNILGFIASDMTSRNSSTQLWLITHYHENGSLYDYLQRTVLDAQTCLRLACSIICGLVHLHVEIFGTQGKPAIAHRDLKSRNILVKNNMQCCIADLGLAVMHSQGSDYLDIGNNPRVGTKRYMAPEVLDEQIRTDCFESYKQTDIWAYGLVLWEITRRTVVNGIVEDYRPPFFDMVPSDPSFEEMKKVVCTDQQTPSVPNRLYSDAILSALAKVMKECWYQSPSARLTALRIKKTLKKLSSSLEKPKQDY